The proteins below are encoded in one region of Sulfolobus sp. A20:
- a CDS encoding GTPBP1 family GTP-binding protein has protein sequence MKLPRESDEGKVEYKLILHDVTPDRLQELASQMKYRLEEGNGEAFYVLGVTNEGEIIGLSREEVETSISTLGKIANLINAKIVYRREAEVRKGRYVVELLVRRFKEKLPVEVNVAVMGHVNAGKSTVTGALVLGKLDDGNGGLRSTIARHLHEVLSGRTSSITLRLIGFDDNGKIVNWQLKDPLDEAEVTMSSSKVIRLVDLGGHERYLRTTLKGLLGYEINYVMIVVGADDGLSIMGKEHLAIASVLKFPIFVLITKIDKYPEEKIKSIITDIKNILKIPGINRLALEVEDEDDVINAILAIKSKRVVPIFKVSNVTGKGLDLLIKFLHLLPPESEASRDIEPPLVYIDEVYNVTGVGTVVLGSVVRGKVNINESLMIGPNKAGEFKEVRVKSIQVNRIFVDSVSRGNIATFAIQGIDKESLRKGMVMLKGSPKVIRRFKAKIFILHHPTTIREGYVATLHSYTIRQAARFEKIQNKVLRTGDTSEVILSFLYRPEYLERGQIFVFREGRTRGVGMVLEPL, from the coding sequence ATGAAATTACCCCGCGAAAGTGATGAAGGAAAAGTAGAATATAAACTTATTCTCCATGATGTTACGCCAGATCGTCTCCAAGAGTTAGCTTCTCAGATGAAATATAGGTTAGAGGAAGGAAACGGGGAGGCATTTTATGTATTAGGAGTCACGAATGAAGGTGAGATAATAGGTTTAAGTAGGGAGGAAGTTGAGACCAGCATTTCAACCTTGGGTAAGATAGCTAACCTAATAAACGCTAAGATAGTTTATAGAAGAGAAGCTGAAGTAAGGAAAGGGAGGTATGTTGTAGAATTATTAGTCAGACGATTTAAGGAAAAACTCCCAGTTGAGGTGAACGTAGCTGTTATGGGGCATGTGAATGCTGGAAAAAGTACCGTAACTGGAGCTTTAGTATTGGGCAAATTAGATGATGGTAATGGTGGTTTAAGGAGTACTATTGCTAGGCATCTCCATGAAGTATTATCTGGAAGGACGTCATCCATTACGTTGAGACTAATTGGATTCGACGATAATGGAAAAATAGTGAATTGGCAGCTAAAAGATCCTCTGGACGAAGCTGAAGTGACTATGAGCAGTAGTAAGGTAATAAGGTTAGTTGATTTAGGTGGTCATGAAAGGTATTTAAGAACTACTCTGAAGGGACTTTTAGGTTATGAAATTAATTATGTAATGATCGTAGTTGGTGCAGATGATGGCTTAAGTATTATGGGTAAAGAACACTTAGCAATAGCGTCCGTTTTAAAATTTCCTATATTTGTATTGATAACTAAAATTGACAAATACCCAGAAGAGAAGATAAAATCCATCATTACAGATATAAAGAATATTCTTAAAATTCCTGGAATTAATAGGTTAGCCTTAGAGGTTGAGGACGAAGATGATGTGATAAATGCTATATTGGCAATTAAATCGAAACGAGTTGTACCAATATTTAAGGTATCAAATGTTACTGGCAAAGGTTTAGATCTACTTATTAAATTCCTTCACTTACTTCCACCAGAGTCTGAAGCGTCTAGAGACATAGAGCCGCCATTAGTGTATATTGATGAGGTATATAATGTAACTGGAGTCGGTACAGTAGTTTTAGGGTCTGTGGTAAGAGGTAAGGTTAACATTAATGAGTCATTGATGATAGGGCCAAACAAGGCTGGTGAATTTAAAGAAGTAAGAGTAAAGAGCATTCAAGTTAACAGGATTTTCGTTGATTCCGTGTCTAGGGGTAATATAGCTACATTTGCAATCCAAGGTATTGATAAGGAAAGCCTTAGGAAAGGAATGGTTATGTTAAAAGGAAGCCCTAAAGTTATAAGGAGATTTAAGGCTAAGATATTCATTCTTCATCACCCAACTACCATAAGAGAAGGTTACGTAGCTACTCTTCACTCTTACACTATACGTCAAGCAGCCAGATTTGAAAAAATACAAAATAAAGTTTTGAGAACTGGTGATACTAGTGAGGTAATACTCTCCTTTTTATATAGACCGGAGTATTTAGAAAGAGGTCAGATATTCGTATTCAGAGAAGGTAGAACTAGAGGAGTAGGCATGGTTTTAGAGCCGTTATAA
- a CDS encoding SRPBCC domain-containing protein has protein sequence MFFSNQQNLIQCIPNVEEINGNYFKARVKFSFLTVQLNGMIKKHEVNENKVNTIISIEGPGIAATISTILLLEQNKINWKADYSVEGPLANSLKKYIDTEAEKISRQIIECSISKINNIQS, from the coding sequence ATTTTTTTTTCTAATCAACAGAATCTAATCCAATGTATACCTAATGTAGAAGAGATAAACGGAAATTACTTTAAGGCTAGGGTAAAATTTTCCTTTTTAACTGTTCAATTGAATGGAATGATAAAAAAACATGAGGTAAACGAAAATAAAGTTAATACGATAATTTCAATTGAAGGTCCAGGAATAGCTGCAACAATATCTACCATCCTTTTGCTCGAGCAGAATAAGATTAATTGGAAGGCAGATTACAGTGTTGAAGGTCCTTTGGCAAACAGTTTGAAAAAGTATATAGATACAGAAGCCGAAAAAATATCAAGGCAAATAATTGAATGTAGCATATCTAAAATAAATAATATTCAATCATAA
- a CDS encoding CoxG family protein, translating to MKYEGSVDINASKDQIIKLLDNPDQVSQCFPGVKSFSKKDDGYELVGVTGIGFIKGEYKANVKFEKIDDSKRRILAKGSGMNSNVDIDALVEVLDGKLNYSADVRVSGVLASVGARLMGSAVEKIISDLFSCIKEKVLK from the coding sequence ATGAAATATGAGGGTTCAGTCGACATAAATGCGTCAAAAGATCAAATAATAAAACTATTAGATAACCCAGATCAAGTCTCCCAATGTTTTCCTGGAGTGAAAAGTTTTTCAAAAAAGGATGACGGATATGAATTAGTAGGAGTAACTGGTATTGGATTCATAAAAGGAGAGTATAAAGCTAATGTAAAATTTGAAAAAATAGACGATTCCAAGAGGAGGATATTGGCAAAAGGTTCTGGAATGAATAGTAACGTAGATATAGATGCTCTTGTTGAGGTATTAGATGGAAAACTTAACTACTCTGCTGACGTAAGGGTGTCTGGAGTATTAGCGTCAGTAGGGGCTAGACTAATGGGAAGTGCTGTTGAAAAGATCATAAGTGACTTGTTCTCTTGCATAAAAGAAAAGGTGCTAAAGTAA
- a CDS encoding nucleotidyltransferase family protein — protein MNIGVVILAAGEGKRFGGNKLLAKIDGVPIILKTISIYDKLEKVIVVGKYVQDLISILLDQVVIYNPNWMEGISSSIKLGVKMFNDYDGVLFALADMPYVTREDVMKILNSFKPGCKVVIPVHKGKRGNPVLISKELFPELNKLSGDVGARIILEKLSEREICLAECGKGILIDIDKKEDLMSFRDFHP, from the coding sequence ATGAATATAGGGGTTGTTATTTTAGCTGCAGGAGAAGGGAAAAGGTTTGGTGGAAATAAATTATTAGCAAAGATAGATGGAGTCCCAATTATTTTGAAGACTATCAGTATATATGATAAATTAGAGAAAGTAATTGTAGTTGGAAAGTATGTTCAAGATCTTATATCAATATTGTTAGACCAAGTCGTAATTTATAATCCGAACTGGATGGAAGGAATTAGTAGTTCAATTAAGTTAGGTGTAAAAATGTTTAACGATTATGATGGAGTTCTTTTTGCGTTAGCTGATATGCCTTACGTTACGAGGGAGGATGTAATGAAAATCTTAAATTCGTTTAAACCAGGCTGTAAAGTCGTTATCCCAGTTCATAAAGGTAAGAGAGGAAATCCTGTGTTAATTTCCAAGGAATTGTTTCCAGAACTAAATAAGTTAAGTGGAGATGTAGGGGCTAGAATCATATTGGAAAAATTAAGTGAAAGAGAGATATGCCTTGCAGAATGTGGAAAAGGTATTCTAATAGATATTGATAAAAAAGAGGATCTAATGAGCTTTAGGGATTTCCATCCTTAG
- the cutC gene encoding glyceraldehyde dehydrogenase subunit gamma, producing the protein MKVFEKDQKVKIHLKINGQEYETETEPRRLLVHVLRELGFTGVHIGCDTSNCGACTVILNGRSVKSCTLLAVEADGAEILTIEGLSKDGKLHPIQEAFWEKHGLQCGYCTPGMIMEAYWLLKQNPNPTEEEIREGISGNLCRCTGYQNIVEAIKLASQKLRMEIPKAH; encoded by the coding sequence ATGAAGGTATTTGAAAAAGATCAAAAAGTAAAAATCCATCTAAAAATAAATGGTCAAGAGTATGAAACAGAGACCGAGCCCAGGAGATTATTAGTTCACGTTTTAAGAGAACTAGGCTTTACTGGAGTGCACATTGGATGTGACACAAGTAATTGTGGTGCCTGTACGGTAATACTAAATGGAAGAAGTGTCAAATCATGCACGTTATTAGCAGTTGAAGCTGATGGAGCTGAGATATTAACTATAGAGGGCTTGTCCAAGGATGGTAAGCTTCACCCTATTCAAGAAGCTTTCTGGGAAAAGCATGGATTACAATGTGGTTATTGTACTCCGGGTATGATAATGGAAGCTTATTGGTTATTGAAGCAGAATCCAAATCCAACTGAGGAAGAGATAAGAGAGGGAATTTCTGGAAACTTATGTAGATGCACTGGTTATCAAAACATCGTTGAAGCAATAAAATTAGCATCACAAAAACTAAGGATGGAAATCCCTAAAGCTCATTAG
- the cutB gene encoding glyceraldehyde dehydrogenase subunit beta, which yields MYPPKIGYVIPDNVKEAIEFLETHENSRPLAGGHSLIPMLKLRILRPSYLVEIRRLPELHYIKSEGNAIKIGATMTHYDIMKANIPLLSETASKIADPQVRNMGTIGGSISHLDPTADYPAALIALDAKVKIANSKGGREEKFSSFAKDMYTPDLNQGELVTEIEIPNLKEYKYSYQKLERRAGDFAIVGVAVLLKVNGDMIEDARIGLTAVNNVPVRAAESEKILMSGKISEKLIEDASNAAIKYANPTSDIRGSAEYKKKMVKVMTKRAILSALNR from the coding sequence GTGTACCCGCCAAAGATTGGATATGTAATACCGGATAACGTGAAAGAAGCCATTGAGTTCCTTGAAACTCATGAGAACTCTAGACCATTAGCTGGAGGACATAGCTTAATACCAATGTTGAAGCTAAGGATATTAAGACCATCATACTTAGTTGAAATAAGGAGACTTCCAGAATTGCATTACATAAAAAGTGAAGGAAACGCAATAAAAATAGGCGCTACAATGACTCATTATGATATTATGAAGGCTAATATACCATTGCTAAGCGAAACAGCGTCAAAAATAGCTGATCCACAAGTCAGAAATATGGGTACTATAGGAGGAAGTATATCCCACTTAGACCCAACTGCGGACTATCCAGCTGCATTAATTGCGTTAGATGCTAAAGTAAAAATAGCTAATAGTAAAGGTGGGAGAGAGGAGAAATTCTCTTCCTTTGCAAAAGATATGTATACGCCTGATTTAAATCAAGGAGAATTAGTCACAGAGATTGAAATACCTAACCTAAAGGAATATAAATATTCGTATCAGAAGTTAGAGAGAAGGGCAGGAGATTTCGCTATTGTAGGAGTAGCAGTATTGCTAAAAGTTAATGGCGATATGATTGAGGATGCTAGGATAGGGTTAACTGCTGTAAACAATGTACCCGTTAGAGCTGCTGAAAGTGAGAAAATTTTGATGTCAGGTAAAATATCTGAGAAATTAATAGAGGACGCTTCAAATGCGGCAATTAAATACGCTAATCCAACCTCTGACATAAGAGGATCAGCTGAATATAAAAAGAAAATGGTTAAAGTTATGACTAAGAGAGCTATATTATCTGCATTAAATAGGTGA
- a CDS encoding YHS domain-containing protein, with translation MKCTVCGEEIRGKAYTYTYKGNTYYFDNPMCMAEFKKRPEKYIAKK, from the coding sequence ATGAAGTGTACTGTGTGTGGAGAAGAGATTAGAGGAAAAGCCTATACTTACACTTATAAGGGTAATACTTACTATTTCGACAATCCAATGTGTATGGCAGAGTTTAAGAAGAGACCAGAAAAATATATTGCAAAAAAATAA